ACTAAAAGAAGATTCAAGATAAAcacataatttattatttatgctCTTCCAAATTCTACTCCAAAAGATCAATCCTTCGGGCATGGTTACTTTCTTATTCTCAATAACTTTCAGATCTGCAGATATTAGATGCTGATAACTATTGCATGATTACTATTTTTCTTTGTATAGATCCCATATCAAAAGACTGTTAGGCATTATGCAACCTTTTAGCTTTATTTGACTCCTCATGTTTATATAAGCCTCTTCTTTTTATATTTCCTGGCATGCTGCatttaagaatttaataatcTTCTCTTTTATCTGAACTAGACTTTCGTATTTTTGTCATAAATTTGTGAAAATTATAGTTCTTAAGCTACTTGTGTCGTAAATAGAGCTTAGCTTCGGTTGACCTTGTTTTGAATTTGATTGCCATGTTCCTTGTCTGTGTTGATTGAAATTCTTGGGAACTGCTAGAATCTACCAAAAGATGCAGCTATTGGTGTTGATCCTTGGTGTGTGTCAGTTGACACAGCACAGAAATGGGAGCGTGCTTTTGCTAAGAAAGAACAGAAGCTGATTCAAACGATATCAAACTTAGTAGATGAAGTTTGGTTAAGTAGGCCACCACCTGAAATAAATCCTGTTGTTGTGCATCCACTTGAATTTTCTGGTCGTTCTGTTGAAGATAAATTAAAGGATTTGAGGGAAAAGTTTGTGCCTGAAAGAGCTCGTGCTATAATACTCACAGCATTAGATGAGGCGAGTCTATGATATCACACCATATCATCACTCAATTATTCCTTTGTTTAATCTAAATTCCAGAGAGTTCTATTTGATCTTACTTTTGATGATTACTATCTCAGGTGGCTTGGTTGTACAACATTCGTGGTGCTGATGTTTCCTATTGTCCTGTTGTTCATGCATTTGCTATAGTAACTTTGGCTTCGGCTTTCTTTTATGTGGACAGGAGAAAATTGTCTGCTGAGGTTAGAACTTGGTGCATAATCATTTCTTTATTTGTTGATCTGTTGGTCTCAAATTCTATATTTACAGGTTATCTCATATATGGAGAAAAATGGTGTTGAAGTGCGGGATTACGGTGCAGTAAGCTCTGATGTTGTCTTACTTGCATCTGATGAACTTACTTCCGCCCGTTCAAACAAAGTAACTGATCATGAAAATTCATATAACCTGGACAACAATAAAGACAATTCTGGGATGATAGTGAGTGATAATTCTGCAGAAGAGAGTGTTAATGACCTCATATGGGTCGATCCTGGTGCATGTTGCTTTGCATTGTATTCAAAACTAAACATGGACAAGGTTTTCCAGCAGTCATCGCCTTTAGCTCTTGCAAAAGCCTTGAAGGTATTACTTCTCTATAACACCCCTCTTCTGTGATTGTTGTCCTTGAAGTAATATGACTGTTTTGAACCATATCTAAAGTTCTCGAAGTTGTAATGGTATTTAGGGCATGTATTGAGTCCCGTGGATCTACTAGAGATTTAGAGTCCGCTCCCCTACTACTTGTTTTGCATTGTTGTTCTAGTATCACAGGGAACTACATTTGTTAATTTTATCTTTCCATGGGTTGAACTTCTAAGTGGATGAATTGTTGATTTGCATATAACTCTTCTACTTTTGATAGATGTCGTCAGTGTTGATTACTGGACTTGGAGACATGTGAATGATTCATTGTCTTATCTAGTTGGAGATCTCATGATATTATCCGGTTTTCCAATCAGGGGAACTCGAAAAGTTAATTTATTGGCAATAGCATGCTAAGTTCATTGAAATAAGGAACAAACATTTTCTATCGTCCTCATTGTAATTGCACATAGCACTACAGCCAGAAAAAAAGTATGGTGATCCAGGAAATCTAATGAAGAAACATTTTCTATTCGAGATAGATATTCCATCAAGATTTTTGAATTATGTTTCAATGCCCTACTATCATATTTAGAAAGGAGGATGCTTTAGTTCCGCAGATTTAACTTTGTTTTTGATAAATGAATTGATTTTCATGGAGGCTCTaatgttttcatcaatatttCTGTTTTGGATATGTGCTTTCTTTTCCCTCCTAATTTATAGAACTTCTTTTTCTTCATATGTTATTGGAATGTTGCTGTGAAATGGAAAATTGAGATTTAGGTGTACAGAGAAATGATTTAATGGATATTTTTATGCATCTCATGACATTCTGAAAGCTATATTTGTCTTTTCAATTAATAAGCTTCAATATTTTAGTTGTTAATTGGCATTGATATCTGTGAACTGTATCTCTTACACATACTTTCCCAGAATCCTGTTGAGATGGAAGGATTGAAGAATGCACACATTCGGGATGGAGCCGCTGTTGTGCAATACCTAGCTTGGCTAGACAATAAGGTATATTCAGAACAATAGTAGGTTGGATATAATAGGTTTTGTTCTGTGTCACAGGATTGTGTTTATTGTACTACTCTGATGTGGATCATTATGCTTTATCTCCATTTTCCTTCTCTTGAGAGGAAATCAGAATTACAATTGAATTTGATGAAACCCTGCTTTAATGACTACGAAAGCTGGAGATTTTTGGCTAGTTTTATAATGGAATCCTCATCTGCAAAGCAGGGTATATGTTCAAGTGTCAAAAATAGTTTTAGCTTGGGGAAAAATCATTAAGTTGGAGAAAGAAAATATCATAGGCATCATCTTAAATTTACACATGCACCTTATGGCCATTTATCGATGCATTGATGTGATCCCAATCTGCTCCCTAAATTTAGCGTGAGTCTCCATGAGTGCTGTGTGTGTAAAAGAATTGTTTTTGAAAAGTGAGAATGcacaaaataaatatatttggtTTCTGTATAAAATTTTTGGACTTTCTAACTTGTGTTCTTAGGACTTATTCTCCGCTCTCTCCGTGGTACTATAAAAATCGAATTTCATGCTTctatgacatgagatgacactCATGAGAAAGATGACATCATATTTTGTACCGTTGATTGTTGCTTTGAAATGACAATTGTTGCTTTGAAATGACAAAATAGGAATTTTCACAAGAGTTGTGCCTTATATGATAATGCAACTATCAATTCAATTTATTTCTACTCTCGGAATTTTGCCGACCATTTATTATTTTCCTGGTCCACAAGCTTTGCGTGATTTTCAGCTGATAATGATGGTCAAACTGGTCCTCTCTCTTAAATATAAAGAGAATTCCATTGGTTTGAAGAAGAGCTGGTTAAATGGAATTGCCTCCAAGTATACACAGAAAATCTTCGATTGTGATCtgattgcatgtgattgcttctGAATCTGATATATGTGATACATGTATGCTTTTTGGTTGAAAGCAAGAGTTTCCAGGACTTTTTATTATTAAACAACCTACTGATATATGTTGATTACATGTTTCTGTGTTCCCTCAGATGCAGGATATTTATGGTGCTTCTGGTTACTTTCTGGAAAGTGATATCAACAAGAAGCATCAATTGTAAGTTTGTTTTTCCATTGCCTAGCATAAACTATTAAGTTAATTATTTGTAAATATGTTTCTCCTTACCTGGGCATTAGTTTCAACCTAGGCAACTTTTTCTCTGAACCTGCTGTTGATCATTTGCTGGTCCCTCTCTTATTTCTTTTCCACTTCATTTAACATGCTGTCGTGATTGTAAGATTTACGCTGACCATTTTAGGCTAACATGGATATTGTCCAACAGCTGCTGGAACCCAATGTTGTACTCTAGCTTGAAGCGAAGCTTAAGCTTTATAATTCCAATTTCACTGCCTAATTTGTCAAGCTATGACAGCTTAAAAGAATATCAAAACAATGAAACATGTAATCTTCTTGAAGAATCTCTGTCAAGTATATCGGCACTTCTAGTAGAACTAAGCATGTCGTGTAATGATAAAACTGGATTATGCTTAAAAGTATTTGCAAGTAATGGATTAATTTTTTCCGTTTCTTCTGCTGCATAGCTGGAGCCAACCTACCTTTTTCATCGTCTTTTTTCTTTGAGATGTAGACCTGAAGAGCACACTTTTCTCTGAAAGGGTTAAAATTTAGACGAACTTAAATATTGTGTGGGCATCCAATTTGATGTTGAAGAAGTTCTATATCCAGGTGTATATTATTTAATGGAAGCACCTTACGAGATAAATACTTTGAGCTTTTACAGTTAATTTATGGAAAGAAATATGTTGTGTCACCACACCAGCTTGTATACTTTTATAGAGGACTAATGACTAAGGAATTTTTGTAACAAATTGGCTATGTGTTATTATTTGACTGGACACACATTACCTATCAACTATTCTTACACCAGTGTTTCTATTTAAAAAACTTACAGGACAAAAACAAAGCTGACTGAATTGTCTGTAAGTGATAAACTAGAGGAGTTCCGTGCATCTAAAGAggtattgtttttgttttttgccTTCCCCTGCATTTCATACAATAAAGAATACCAATTTTCACGTTGGACTATTAAGTAGTTTCATGGGTTTGTGTATCATTTATCTCCATCTACAATGGATAAATGCAGACTCCTCGTAGATATTATGTGCACGGGACAGTTTTGTGGCAAAGAGGAATAATTAAAGTTGTACACGCTGCTAACTTCAGATCTTTCTATTtatattttgtgttttttttatcGACAGCATTTTAGGGGATTGAGTTTTCCGACCATTTCATCAGTTGGTCCAAATGGAGCAATTATCCATTATTGTCCAGAGGCAGAAACATGTGCCGAACTTGATCCAAAAAGTATGTACTTGTTTGATTCAGGAGCGCAGGTGTGTAAATGAGCTGTCtttttttcttctgttttaaaTTGTCTTATTCTTTTCATAAAACCTTCatccttattttttttttcaagttgaTTTCCTTGGTTTAATTTAATATGGTATCTCTAAAGTATCTAGATGGAACAACTGACATAACTCGAACAGTACATTTTGGAAAACCTACAGCACATGAGAAAGCAAGTTATTCAGCGGTATGTGGTGTTTCTTTGTTTCATTGGTTTATTCCACATGTGTTTAAAACATGAGAAAATTTCAGTCtgtttttatgaaatatatatatggaATCTCGTGTGTGCATATGTGTATGATGGTCACCTTTACCTTCTGTTACGATTTCAACAAATTAGTCAATTTGAGTTCCTCTTTTACCCTTTGACTAGAACAGTAACTAGGCTTGGGAAATTGATAAGAAGCATGCATGAACAGTATGCTGAAACCTCTTGCTTCTGCAACATAGTTTACATGACTTAATCAACCTGGTATTTTTATCTGGTCATAATTTTTTTGATGTCCTGCAAAGAAAATTTAACCATAAAATGGGGCTGTTACGAGATCAATAATTGAATTCAGAAATAGGGAAGTGTTATTTAGCTCTGATCCATGTGTGATGTAACACATAAGGAGTCTGACATGTTAGATACTCCTATAGTCTGAATTCCCTATTTTATTATGAATACAAACCATAGAACTCCACATGTTGTGCTGGTAAGAAAAAAGACAAGAATAACATAAGCCGTAAAGCATTGGTGGTATCACACATGGACCCTTAGGATTTATTGCAGCCTAAAATTTGCATAGAATGTATTTCAAGTAATCATACACATATGTTTAGTCATTGTCCTTAATTGCGCTCAAGACATTTGTGACTCGCGGCTGTACATTTCAAGCCCAATCTTTTTCCAAGAAAGTTAACTTTACCTTGTGTGTTCATTTTGTTGACAATGTCATCACCTGTATAACTATTTTATGGTTTTATTTCTTTACTCTTCAACTCAATCTGAACAATGCTCTTAGTTGATTCTTCATCTCCAGATATTCGAGTATTACCTTGCATGAGAATTAATACTTTATTTTTTGTTCTTCACTTCAAGTTCAAAAGCTATAACATTAATTCATGCCACAGTATATTTAAATCCTGTATTGCAGGTTCTCAAGGGCCATATTGGATTGGGAAATGCTAAATTTCCAAATGGAACAACTGGTAaagattgatattaatattaaaaatctcATTTTATTGCATGTTTTTTGAAGAGTTCGGGCAGGCTCAGAAGTTAGGACTAGATTATTTTCTTGCCAAGTAACCCAACTCGTTCCCAGGTCATGTTCTTGATATTCTAGCACGACTTCCATTGTGGAAAGATGGTCTTGATTACAGGCATGGCACTGGCCATGGAATTGGGTCTTTCCTAAATGTTCATGAAGGTAAGTTTAGGTTGTTTTGTCATGTTCAGTCTGTCAGCTTAACTTTTTCCCTGCATGTTTTCTttgctaaattttttttatacttgTACCACTGAAATTGCAGAAAGGTTTTTGATCAATAATTTTCTTTATATCAACACAGTTGGTAAACACCGTGAGGCCAGACTTTAGTTTTTGTCAAAATGAAGAGGTATTATAAGaatgttaatatttaattattttaattctaATTATAATTTGATTTATAACAAGTAATTATAATTGTAATTATTAGTTACTATATTTAATGCTATTTATTACTTATTATTACTCGTAATAATTACAATAATATTAttcataataattataataaaattattaaaataattattgtaattatatattaataaaaattaatgttaTAATAAGGGCAAATTAGAGAAAAATGCATCTGTCAAagtttgttttagaattcagtccATCTCAAATATAATTTGTGAATTGATACCTGACAATAACCAAACTATAGTTTTAACTCCCTACGAAACACATTTTACGTTTTTACCCTTTGTTATTTACGTAAATATATTCTCTTTCAACCAAATCCATATGCCCAAATAATTTTCTCTCCTCCCCTCAACCAAATCCATCCGGCCCAATCTATCATCCTTCCTTCTGGCTTGAAAAAAGGTGATTGAAGGTAAATATCAGTGTCTTATTCCGATTTGAAAGTAAGTTTAAATGGGAAATTCAATTTATAGAAAAATGATATCCTGATTTTTCTACATTTATCGTTTTTATCTGTGAATAATGAATGTGAGAGTGTTGTTGTTCAACATACCTACTTATTTAGAATTCTTGAGAGATTTGTGTTGAACTTATATGGTCAAGCAAATAGCGGATCTGTGTTTTCATGGATATGAGTCTATTATTGATCACATGTCATGCATTTTATGTGTTTGATGATTTATTTTAGTTGTGAGAAGCAATTCAGCCGATTGTGTtttattgttatgattttgttCGAGTAAGTACTTATTTTGACCTATAAAGTACCTAATTTGAATTTTCAGATACTTGCTTTTGTCTTTTGAATACTAAAATATGTatgaaaataattgattttcGAGTAGTCAACAAAAATCTAGTCACGGTTGGCAGTAGTGATCAtattgcatgtattgattatgagcttgttttaatattaatttaatttaaacgaTATTATCTGTTTAGAGTTtgttttgatattgatttaatttTACCAAATTATTTGTCTAATTTCATGAGTTATTCAAGTTTTTACTGAATAATTTTTCTTATTAATTGTCTATATATTCTTGTCATATTACTGTGACTTTTGTGAgctattatatatttgtaacatTGTCAAATTATTTCACGGCTAACATTGTAGTTTTTTATGTGGATTAGTAACGAGGAAGACTAAAAAAATATGGATGATAATGATAGAGATATTGGACCAATTGTAAAAGAAGGTTACTCAAGGTGAGCAATTGGTTTCCAAATTGGGTGAGTTACAATTAAAGATGATAGATGCATCAACTCTTGCACCTTGGTTGAAGATCCAAAAGCTTCTTATGAGCACCTCAAGAgttcatgcaatgcaatgcTTTGAAGTAGAAACCCGTAGCTTTTCGTTTGGAAGCAATACCTTGGTGTCATTCACTTTTAGGGATTTCTTGATCGTTATAGGTTTGTCTAACGTTGGTCAACCGGTTAACATCGATTTAAAGTTGGGTTCTAACTACCTTCAGTGTCGTTTCAAGGGGGTGAATTGTGTTCCGAAAAATGTCATCATAGAGAAGCTATTTGAGTTGGCAGAGAATGAGCTTGAAATTGATGTTTTCTTCATATTAAAAAGcagcaaaataaaaaatttgaaaaaatcatCAATTTCAAGCTCATTATTTGCCAACTTAAATAGCTTCTCTATGATGAAATTTAGCTGAACACAATTCACTCCCTTGAAATGATGCTGAAGGAAGTTAGAACCCAACTTTAAATCGATGTTAACCGGTTGACCAACGCTAGGCAAAGTTATAACGATCGATAAATCCCTAGAAATGAATGACACCATGGTATTGCTTTCAAAACAAAAGTTGCAGGTCTCTACTTCAAAGCCTCTAAGCATTCCATGGACTCTCGAGCTGCTTATAGAAAGCTTTGGGATCTTCAACCAAGGTGCAAGAGGTGATTCCTCTATCCTCTTTAATTGTAACTCATCCAATTTGGGAACCAATTGCTCCATTGTaggtaaaaaaaatttgttggagAACACCTTGAGTAACCTTCTTCTACGATTGGTTCAACATCCTATTTTTTTTGGTCTTCGTCATTTCTAATCCACATTAAAAAATTACAATGTTAGAGCCGTAAAATAATTTGACAatgttacaaatatataataactcaCAAAAGTCACAGTAATATGACAAGAATATATAGAGAATTAATAAGAAAAATTATTCAGTAAAAACTTGAATAACTCACGAAATTAGACAAATAATTTGGTAAAATTAAATCAATATCTAAACAGATAATATCgttcaaattaaattaatattaaaacaaactcataatcaatacatgcagtatGATCACTACTGCCAACCGTGACTAGATTTTTGTTGACTACtcgaaaattaattattttcataCATATTTTAGTATTCAAAAGACAAAAGTAAGTATCTGAAAATTCAAATTAGGTACTTTATAGGTCAAAATAAGTACTTACTCGGaacaaaatcataacaataaaACACAATCGGCTGAATTGCTTTTCACAACTAAAATAAATCATCAAACACATAAAATGCATGACATGCGATCAATAATAGACTCGTATTCATGGAAGCACATATCCGCTATTTGCTTGACCATATAGGTTCAACACGAATCTCTCAAGACTTCTAAATAAGTAGGTATGTTGAACAACAACACTTTCACATTCATTACTCACCGTTAAATGTTGAAAAAATAAGGATATCTTTTTTCTATAAATTGAATTTCATACCCATTTAAACTTACTTTCAAAATAACTAAAACACAATCGGAATAAGACACTGATATTTAATTCCAATCACCTTTTTTTTCAAGACGATAGATCGGGCCGATGGATTTGCTTGGGTAGGACCCGATGGAATTGGTTGACGGGCGGAGAAAATCTTGCGCCTTGGTTGAAAATCCAAAAGCTTTCTATAAGCACCACAAGAGTCCATGGAATGCTTAGACGCTTTGAAGTAGAGACCTGCAAAACAAACTCTAACAGATAATATCGTTCAAATTAAACTAATATTAAAacaaactcataatcaatacaagCAGTATGATCactattgtcaaccgtgactaGATTTCGGTTGACTACTCgaaaatcaattattttcatACATATTTTAGTATTCAAAAGACAAAAAACAAGTATCTGGAAATTCAAATTAGGTATTTTATAGGTCAAAATAAGTACTTACTCGGAAcaaaacaataaaacacaaTCGGCTGAATTGCTTTTCACAACAAAAGTAAATCATCAAACACATAAAATGCATGCCATGTGATCAATAACAGACTCATATTCATGGAAACACAGATCCTCTATTTGCTTGACCATATAGGTTCAACACAAATATTTCAAGAATTCTAAATAAGTAGGTATGTTGAATAACAACACTCTCACATtcattattcacatataaaaaCGATAAATGTAGAAAAACTTAGGATATCATTTTTCTATAAATTGAATTTCATATTCATTTAAACTTTCTTTCAAATTAACTATACACAATCAGAATAAGTGACTGATCTTTACCTTCAATCACCTTTTTCAAGCCATAAAGAATGATGATAGATCGGGcagatggattttcttgggtAGGTGCCGATGGATTTGGTTGAGGGGAGGAGAAAATTATTTAGGCCGATGGATTTGGTTGAAAAGGAGAATATGTTTACGTAAATAACAAAGGGTGAAAATGTAAAATGGGTTTTCTAGGGAGTGAAAACTATAGCTTAGTTATTGTTAGGtatcaattaaaaaaattatatttgagagggactgaattctaaaacaaactTTGACTGATGAATGGTATTCTAATTTGCCGTTATAATAATATCATTaactattataataataaatgatttaataaataCAAATATTTGAGATATGATAAAATAAGGATAATTTGGTTTTCAAGAATGTTCAAATAAGATCTTAAATCACATGCTGCTCCCTGTCTTCCTTCCGTCTTTTATTTTACTACGTCTGGTTCATTTCCTGAAACCTTCCGCCAGCAGTTGATTCATTTATAGAAAGGGGCTCTGTAGTTGGGATTTACACGCACAGCCTTATCCTATTTGGGtaactcaattttttttaaaacatcttatttGGCAGTTTATAAgctattttctaaaaaaattacgaCAACAAATTTTGAGAGAGTATGAGCTCTGAAACAACTTATAATTTGTTTTGAACATTGtatattattttgttatttaGGAAAAATATCAAGAGTATAACACTATTTCACTTTGGCCATGTAAATTTCAAGTACGAGAGGGGTATAGTCAAATTTCTCATCCATACATTCATAGAGGATAAGTAAGCGAGCCTGCTTCATGAGACAGATTGGGGGTTCCAGGCGGAACCCATAAAGTTGTTTTTAGTGTTTTTAGTTTTTAGGATAGAGTTCTGACGCGTCCACTTCTCACTCCATTACAGGAATAGAGAAACGTGCAAATACATACAATAAAATAAGCTTTATACTGTAATTACTTTATATATGTTTGTCCTATTTTGAGTAACTCCATATGAAACAGGCAGGTTAATTCGTAGTATTTTGTGCATGGACGTGAAGTAGATTTCATGGGCATTGAACATCTACTTATATAATGTAAAACAAGCTGGCGCCgtcatttttaatttttaaatatatggaTTACTTGTGTAGGACGATAAGAATGAACCAGATAGCTGAATCTAATCCCTCTTCGTATCTGCTTTTTGTAGGACCTCATCAGATTAGCTTCAGGCCAGCTGCACGGAACGTGCCATTACAACCTTCGATGGCTGTGACAGATGGTATGTCAATGGTTTCTCTGATTCAGTTGATTTTTGTC
This is a stretch of genomic DNA from Primulina eburnea isolate SZY01 chromosome 11, ASM2296580v1, whole genome shotgun sequence. It encodes these proteins:
- the LOC140806050 gene encoding aminopeptidase P1-like produces the protein MAEETLLSLRSLMAAHSPPLDALVVPSEDYHQSEYVSKRDKRRAFVSGFTGSAGLALITASEALLWTDGRYFLQAEKQLNYQWKLMRMGEDPTVDIWMADNLPKDAAIGVDPWCVSVDTAQKWERAFAKKEQKLIQTISNLVDEVWLSRPPPEINPVVVHPLEFSGRSVEDKLKDLREKFVPERARAIILTALDEVAWLYNIRGADVSYCPVVHAFAIVTLASAFFYVDRRKLSAEVISYMEKNGVEVRDYGAVSSDVVLLASDELTSARSNKVTDHENSYNLDNNKDNSGMIVSDNSAEESVNDLIWVDPGACCFALYSKLNMDKVFQQSSPLALAKALKNPVEMEGLKNAHIRDGAAVVQYLAWLDNKMQDIYGASGYFLESDINKKHQLTKTKLTELSVSDKLEEFRASKEHFRGLSFPTISSVGPNGAIIHYCPEAETCAELDPKSMYLFDSGAQYLDGTTDITRTVHFGKPTAHEKASYSAVLKGHIGLGNAKFPNGTTGHVLDILARLPLWKDGLDYRHGTGHGIGSFLNVHEGPHQISFRPAARNVPLQPSMAVTDEPGYYEDGKFGVRLENVLIVKEADTKFNFGDKGYLQFEHITWAPYQSKLIDVSLLVPEEIEWLNNYHSRCRVILAPYLNNSEIEWLRKATEPIVA